From a single Streptomyces sp. NBC_00377 genomic region:
- a CDS encoding fic family toxin-antitoxin system, toxin component yields MDLHIDVPWILKVAEAAGANDPAPDDYGVPLSAVARHRAELFEQPVYDGPYAKAAALVHTLGRCRWLERSNMAVAAATGVMYLEAAGIPLKPAREDAVALKDLLLDPTCTVGKIAALLRNWPTVT; encoded by the coding sequence ATGGATCTGCACATCGACGTTCCCTGGATCCTGAAGGTCGCGGAGGCCGCAGGAGCGAACGATCCGGCACCCGACGACTACGGCGTTCCCCTGTCGGCGGTCGCCCGGCACCGGGCCGAGCTGTTCGAACAGCCCGTCTACGACGGCCCGTACGCCAAGGCAGCCGCCTTGGTGCACACGCTGGGCCGGTGCCGCTGGCTGGAGCGCTCCAACATGGCCGTCGCCGCGGCCACAGGCGTCATGTACCTCGAGGCCGCCGGAATTCCCCTCAAGCCCGCCCGTGAGGACGCCGTCGCCCTCAAGGACCTGCTCCTCGATCCCACCTGTACCGTCGGGAAGATCGCTGCTCTGCTGCGGAACTGGCCCACCGTCACCTGA
- a CDS encoding trypsin-like serine peptidase: MSPTLSRGTRRTVAGLATALLALACPLAAPALPAAAATGTGQVSTVTYTAAEVSDALSYWTPARMKQVSRAVDLGPTGPLSKPWTGKGIPSIGRLFFVDSRGQDTWCTASAVTSSNRSVIMTAAHCARLGSSPVNTYSDIVFVPGYTKGKTPYGRYAVKATTTPRSWAEDTVDDVAAMVVATPAYGKRLTDAVGAQNIAFGRAAGERVAAFGYPATSPQRGESLLYCAGTTQRAPEGEQRVPCDLGGGASGGPWLAGFDSATGKGTVVSVNSHGQGDGGSPMYGPTLDKTARAVYDAAQRG, translated from the coding sequence ATGTCGCCCACCCTGTCCCGAGGCACGCGCCGTACCGTCGCCGGTCTCGCCACCGCCCTGCTGGCGCTGGCCTGCCCCCTCGCGGCTCCGGCCCTACCCGCAGCGGCCGCCACCGGAACCGGGCAGGTCAGTACGGTCACCTACACGGCGGCAGAGGTGTCCGACGCCCTCTCCTACTGGACGCCCGCGCGCATGAAGCAGGTCAGCCGCGCCGTCGACCTGGGCCCGACCGGACCGCTCAGCAAGCCCTGGACCGGCAAGGGCATCCCCAGCATCGGCCGCCTCTTCTTCGTCGACTCCAGGGGGCAGGACACCTGGTGCACGGCCAGCGCCGTCACCAGCAGCAACCGCTCGGTGATCATGACCGCCGCTCACTGCGCACGGCTCGGCTCCTCGCCCGTCAACACCTACAGCGACATCGTCTTCGTCCCCGGTTACACCAAGGGCAAGACGCCGTACGGCCGCTACGCCGTCAAGGCGACGACGACACCGCGCTCCTGGGCCGAGGACACCGTCGATGACGTGGCTGCGATGGTCGTCGCCACCCCGGCGTACGGGAAGCGGCTCACCGACGCGGTGGGGGCGCAGAACATCGCGTTCGGCCGTGCGGCCGGTGAGCGGGTCGCCGCCTTCGGCTATCCCGCGACCAGTCCCCAGCGGGGTGAGTCGCTGCTCTACTGCGCCGGTACCACCCAGCGTGCCCCCGAGGGCGAACAGCGCGTCCCGTGCGACCTCGGCGGCGGCGCGAGCGGTGGCCCCTGGCTCGCCGGCTTCGACTCCGCCACCGGCAAGGGCACCGTGGTGTCCGTCAACAGCCACGGCCAGGGCGACGGCGGCAGCCCGATGTACGGGCCTACGCTCGACAAGACCGCGCGGGCCGTCTACGACGCCGCCCAGCGCGGCTGA
- a CDS encoding 2-phosphosulfolactate phosphatase produces MDARFVGITGLVEAPSVAVVVDVMRAFTVAAWVFAQGAEKIVLAESLDDALALKAHHPDRLALKDGPPAPGFDLVNSPGLLRSADLDGRTVVQKTTAGTVGALAVKEASLVLCAGFVVAEATARLLRTRRGDSVTFVVTGDDGRAEEDLACAQYIAARATDAGTDAAGFLRRAAESRAAADLTTGVRRGTHPDDVALCLELDRFPFAMVAALEDSLMVLRPCAVPSPADDASL; encoded by the coding sequence ATGGACGCCCGCTTTGTTGGCATCACCGGTCTGGTCGAGGCCCCGTCCGTCGCGGTCGTGGTCGACGTCATGCGCGCCTTCACCGTCGCCGCCTGGGTCTTCGCCCAAGGGGCGGAAAAGATCGTGCTGGCCGAGTCGCTTGACGACGCTCTGGCGCTCAAGGCTCACCACCCGGATCGGCTGGCGCTCAAAGACGGTCCGCCCGCGCCCGGGTTCGACCTGGTCAACTCGCCGGGGCTGCTGCGCTCTGCCGACCTTGACGGACGAACGGTCGTACAGAAGACCACGGCGGGAACGGTCGGCGCCCTTGCGGTCAAGGAGGCGTCGCTGGTGCTCTGCGCCGGTTTCGTGGTGGCGGAGGCAACCGCTCGGCTCCTGCGGACGCGCAGGGGCGACAGTGTCACGTTCGTGGTCACCGGCGACGACGGACGGGCCGAAGAAGATCTGGCGTGCGCTCAGTACATCGCCGCGCGGGCGACCGACGCCGGGACGGATGCGGCCGGGTTCCTTCGCCGCGCCGCCGAGTCGCGCGCCGCAGCCGATCTGACGACGGGTGTACGTCGAGGAACCCACCCTGACGACGTTGCGCTCTGTCTTGAGCTCGACCGGTTTCCCTTCGCCATGGTGGCGGCCCTGGAGGATTCGCTCATGGTCCTGCGGCCCTGCGCCGTACCCTCGCCGGCCGACGACGCCTCACTCTGA